The following proteins are encoded in a genomic region of Magnolia sinica isolate HGM2019 chromosome 1, MsV1, whole genome shotgun sequence:
- the LOC131218248 gene encoding EPIDERMAL PATTERNING FACTOR-like protein 6, with translation MRMWAEQKKSVFWPLLITILQIMSWVSAASRLFPREVEVQAPSSMQSGWESKQGFKSKEMEGGLHEEAFEALGTLGSKPPSCDNKCGGCSPCEATQVPTTTDHLGIQYSNYEPEGWKCKCGPSFYNP, from the exons ATGAGAATGTGGGCTGAGCAAAAGAAGAGTGTGTTCTGGCCTCTTCTCATCACCATTCTTCAAATCATGAGTTGGGTGTCAGCAGCAAGCAGGCTTTTTCCACGTGAAGTTGAAG tccaagctccaagctccatgcaaTCTGGTTGGGAATCAAaacag GGTTTCAAGAGCAAGGAAATGGAAGGAGGATTGCATGAAGAGGCATTTGAAGCGTTAGGGACACTTGGGTCAAAACCACCTAGCTGTGATAACAAGTGTGGGggatgcagcccatgtgaggcCACACAAGTGCCCACCACCactgaccatttgggcattcaatATTCAAACTACGAGCCTGAAGGCTGGAAATGCAAGTGTGGTCCTTCTTTCTACAACCCATAG